Proteins encoded together in one Xiphophorus maculatus strain JP 163 A chromosome 13, X_maculatus-5.0-male, whole genome shotgun sequence window:
- the c13h11orf70 gene encoding uncharacterized protein C11orf70 homolog isoform X2, translated as MAGDESGFEQTFSFGPLPAKSFSFQEDKSTLTLLMKWSMLGRLSAQTYSFDSNFHPYSCETFALCFFKDPQVIASLRNVEAGFCMPLERPVVSVSTELVPCTKISMELFDPIYSCGILRPSGHVVKCFHDVYPDYDELRQMLQEEDSQHYYVVGRMEREEFLFRLFKHLCLGGELCQYEDTIDPYISTTKKIYKDLISVQKDAKTKKIDVVSTVLKDESGQCFPGTREEEQTFAYLIVDPVKRNVTLLYHIYGVGKMSL; from the exons ATGGCAGGAGACGAAAGCGGGTTTGAGCAGACTTTCTCTTTCGGTCCTCTTCCTGCCAAGAGCTTCTCCTTCCAGGAAGATAAGAGCACATTGACGCTGTTGATGAAATG GTCCATGCTGGGGAGGCTTTCAGCTCAGACTTACAGCTTTGACAGTAACTTCCATCCTTACAGCTGTGAAACGTTTGCTTTG tgtttcttcAAAGACCCTCAGGTGATTGCCAGTCTAAGAAATGTGGAGGCTGGATTCTGCATGCCTCTGG AGAGGCCAGTAGTGTCTGTCAGCACAGAGCTTGTGCCCTGTACTAAGATCTCCATGGAGTTGTTTGATCCAATCTACTCTTGCGGCATCCTGAGGCCCTCTGGTCATGTAGTTAAATGCTTTCATGATGTCTACCCTGACTACGATGAACTTCGACAG ATGTTACAGGAAGAGGATTCCCAGCACTACTATGTTGTTGGGAGGATGGAGCGGGAGGAGTTTTTGTTTCGCCTTTTCAAGCACCTGTGTCTTGGCGGAGAGCTCTGTCAGTATGAAGACACCATCGACCCCTACATCAGCACcacaaagaaaatatacaaagaCCTGATAAG TGTGCAAAAGGAcgcaaaaacaaagaagattgATGTGGTGTCCACCGTACTCAAA GATGAGTCTGGCCAATGTTTTCCTGGAACACGGGAGGAGGAGCAGACGTTTGCCTATTTAATTGTGGATCCTGTCAAACGAAATGTGACTTTGCTCTACCACATTTATGGAGTGGGAAAAATGTCGCTGTAA
- the c13h11orf70 gene encoding uncharacterized protein C11orf70 homolog isoform X1, with amino-acid sequence MAGDESGFEQTFSFGPLPAKSFSFQEDKSTLTLLMKWSMLGRLSAQTYSFDSNFHPYSCETFALCFFKDPQVIASLRNVEAGFCMPLERPVVSVSTELVPCTKISMELFDPIYSCGILRPSGHVVKCFHDVYPDYDELRQMLQEEDSQHYYVVGRMEREEFLFRLFKHLCLGGELCQYEDTIDPYISTTKKIYKDLISVQKDAKTKKIDVVSTVLKVCAYDESGQCFPGTREEEQTFAYLIVDPVKRNVTLLYHIYGVGKMSL; translated from the exons ATGGCAGGAGACGAAAGCGGGTTTGAGCAGACTTTCTCTTTCGGTCCTCTTCCTGCCAAGAGCTTCTCCTTCCAGGAAGATAAGAGCACATTGACGCTGTTGATGAAATG GTCCATGCTGGGGAGGCTTTCAGCTCAGACTTACAGCTTTGACAGTAACTTCCATCCTTACAGCTGTGAAACGTTTGCTTTG tgtttcttcAAAGACCCTCAGGTGATTGCCAGTCTAAGAAATGTGGAGGCTGGATTCTGCATGCCTCTGG AGAGGCCAGTAGTGTCTGTCAGCACAGAGCTTGTGCCCTGTACTAAGATCTCCATGGAGTTGTTTGATCCAATCTACTCTTGCGGCATCCTGAGGCCCTCTGGTCATGTAGTTAAATGCTTTCATGATGTCTACCCTGACTACGATGAACTTCGACAG ATGTTACAGGAAGAGGATTCCCAGCACTACTATGTTGTTGGGAGGATGGAGCGGGAGGAGTTTTTGTTTCGCCTTTTCAAGCACCTGTGTCTTGGCGGAGAGCTCTGTCAGTATGAAGACACCATCGACCCCTACATCAGCACcacaaagaaaatatacaaagaCCTGATAAG TGTGCAAAAGGAcgcaaaaacaaagaagattgATGTGGTGTCCACCGTACTCAAAGTATGTGCCTAT GATGAGTCTGGCCAATGTTTTCCTGGAACACGGGAGGAGGAGCAGACGTTTGCCTATTTAATTGTGGATCCTGTCAAACGAAATGTGACTTTGCTCTACCACATTTATGGAGTGGGAAAAATGTCGCTGTAA